One Myxococcaceae bacterium JPH2 genomic window, GGCGACGGCGGTGACGTCAGGCTGGCTGCCCGAGTCGGCCGCGCGCGACATCTTCTCCGCGCCGGAGGTCATCACCGGCGGCGTGGCGGCGCCCTTCGGACGCGCCGAACGCATCGACGGCGGCTACCGCGCCACGGGCCATTGGACGTGGGCGAGCGGCAGCCAACACTGTGACTGGCTCGTGGGAGGCGTGGTGGTGACGGAGGGAGGCACGCCCCGCATGCAGGCCCCTGGCATCCCGGAGACCCGGCTGCTCTTCTTCCCCGCGAAGCACGTGGTGCTGCACGACACGTGGTTCGCGTCAGGACTCTGCGGCACGGGCAGCGGAGACATGGCGGTGACGGAGGTCTTCGTGCCCGAGACTCACGGCTTCTCGTTGATGACAGGGCGTCCCACCGTGGACCGCCCGCTGTTCCGCTTCCCCGTGTTCGGAATGCTCGCGCTGGGAATTCCCGCGGTCGCGTTGGGCATCGCGCGCCGGGCCATCGACGAACTCGTGGCGCTCGCGTCCCAGAAGAAGCTCCTCACGGAGCGGCGACTGCTGGCCGCGCGCCCCGCCGTGCAGGAGGCCGTGGCCGACGCCGAGGCCACCCTGCGCTCGGCCCGTGCGTTCGCGCTCGAAACCATCCACGCGGCCTTCGACGAGGCCACGCGTCAGGAGGTCTCGGTCCGCACGCGCGCGGAGCTGCGGCTCTCGCTCACCCACGCCACGCGGAGCGCCGCGCGCGTGGTGGACCGGATGTATGAGGCCGCGGGAGGCACCGCGGTCTTCCGCGCGAGCCCGCTCCAGCGCTGCTTCCGCGACATCCACACGGCCACCCAGCACGCCATGGTCGCACCGCCCACGCTGGAGTTGATTGGCGGCCATCTCCTGGGGCAGCCCACGGACACCTCGCGCCTGTGACTTAGAGCACCGACGCCAGCGTGGCCACGGCGGTCCGCAGCGAGGCGGTCTCCACGCCGGAGAAGCCCAGCACGAGTCCTCGCGTTCGCCGGGGTCCCAGGTAGTGGATGGACAAGGGCCGTGGATCCAACCCGCGCTGGGCCGCCCGAGCAACGAGCGCCACATCGTCCTCGCGCCCCGCCAGCGTCACGGCCACATGCATCCCCGCGTCCGCCGACCCCACCGGCCGCAGGCGCTCCGAGGCCGCGCGGCGAAGGCCATCCAGCAGGGCCTCGCGGCGCTCGGCGTACAGCCCTCGCATGCGTCGCACGTGCGCGGTGAAGTGGCCGCGCTCCATGAAGTCCGCCATGGCGGCCTGGGAGAGCGGCGCCGTGTGTCCGTCCGTCAGGGCCTTCGCGCGACTGAACGGCTCCACGAGCGCCTCGGGCAGCACCAGGTACGCCAGCCGCAGCGAGGGAAACATCACCTTGTTGAAGGTGCCCACGTACAGCACGCGTCCCGCGTCGTCCAAGCACTGCATGGCGGAGAGCGGACGGGACGTGTAGCGGAACTCGCTGTCGTAGTCGTCCTCCACCACCCACGCTCCCGCGCGCCGCGCCCAGTCGAGCAGCGCCAGCCGACGCGGCAGGCTCATCGTGAGGCCGAGCGGGTATTGATAGGACGGCGTCACGTAGGCCAAGCGGGCCTCGGGCGCGCGCGCGATGCCGTGCTCCACGCGCAGCCCCTCGTCATCCACCGGAACGGAGATGAGTCGAGCCCCAGCGAGTGAGAACACGGCGCGCGCGCCCAGGTAGCCTGGCTCCTCCAGCCACACCGCGTCCCCGGCCTCCAGCAGCAGGCGCGCCACCAGGTCCAGCGCCTGTTGCGTGCTGGAGACGATGAGCACCTGCCGCCATCCGCAGCGAACCCCGCGAGACGCCGCCACGTAGGCGGCCACGGCCTCGCGCAAGGGACGCCAGCCCGCCTCGTCGCCATAGGCCAGCAGCCGCGCGCCCTGGCTCCGCCCCTGGCGCTGGAGCGAGCGCCGCCAGAGCGACAAGGGGAACGCCTCCAGCGCGGGCATGCACGGGGTGAGCGGGAGAAGGTCCGCGGGCTGCTCCGGGAGGATCAGCTCGGACACCCGTCGCGCCCGCCCCTTCAACACAGGCGGGGGCACCGGGCGTCGCGAGGCCGCGCGAGTCGCCCCATGCGGCGGACGGGCGTGCTCGGGCAGCGCCACCACCGAGCCCGAGCCTACGCGCCGCTCCAACAGTCCCTCCGCGTCGAGCTGCGCGAAGGCCTGCTCCACCGTGTTGCGAGACAACCCCAGCCGCTCCGCCAACGCGCGCGTGGATGGCAAGCGGCTGCGCGGCGCCAGGCCGCCCGTGAGGATGGCCTCCCGCAGCCGCTCATAGAGCTGCCGATGCAGCGGGCCCTGCTCGTGGCGCAGCCCTTGGAGCGAGGGAAGGAAGAACGAGGGAGATGCGCCGCGTGGCATGTCGCGCGAGCCTAACGTGTCCCGAGCCCGAGCCGGGACCGAGCCGCTACACCTCGCCTTGCATCCCGAACACCGGGACGCCGCGCGGCAGCGTGCCCTCAGTGGGGAAGCCCTCCTTCACCCAATACTCGATGCCGCCCAGCAGCTCCTTCACGCGGAAGCCCAGCGCGGACAAACGCACGGCGGCCCGCGTGGCGCCGTTGCAGCCCGGGCTCCAGCAATACACGACGATGACATCCTCCTTGGACAGCGCCGCCGTCGTCTCGGCCGAGAGCGTGCGCGTCGG contains:
- a CDS encoding acyl-CoA dehydrogenase family protein — its product is MTSPARELPSDTPLWTRLQTLAPQVAARSEEIEAARTLPKDLVRALAETGLFRAVVPEAYGGLELHPARTFEALELLARADGSAGWCAMIGAATAVTSGWLPESAARDIFSAPEVITGGVAAPFGRAERIDGGYRATGHWTWASGSQHCDWLVGGVVVTEGGTPRMQAPGIPETRLLFFPAKHVVLHDTWFASGLCGTGSGDMAVTEVFVPETHGFSLMTGRPTVDRPLFRFPVFGMLALGIPAVALGIARRAIDELVALASQKKLLTERRLLAARPAVQEAVADAEATLRSARAFALETIHAAFDEATRQEVSVRTRAELRLSLTHATRSAARVVDRMYEAAGGTAVFRASPLQRCFRDIHTATQHAMVAPPTLELIGGHLLGQPTDTSRL
- a CDS encoding PLP-dependent aminotransferase family protein, with translation MPRGASPSFFLPSLQGLRHEQGPLHRQLYERLREAILTGGLAPRSRLPSTRALAERLGLSRNTVEQAFAQLDAEGLLERRVGSGSVVALPEHARPPHGATRAASRRPVPPPVLKGRARRVSELILPEQPADLLPLTPCMPALEAFPLSLWRRSLQRQGRSQGARLLAYGDEAGWRPLREAVAAYVAASRGVRCGWRQVLIVSSTQQALDLVARLLLEAGDAVWLEEPGYLGARAVFSLAGARLISVPVDDEGLRVEHGIARAPEARLAYVTPSYQYPLGLTMSLPRRLALLDWARRAGAWVVEDDYDSEFRYTSRPLSAMQCLDDAGRVLYVGTFNKVMFPSLRLAYLVLPEALVEPFSRAKALTDGHTAPLSQAAMADFMERGHFTAHVRRMRGLYAERREALLDGLRRAASERLRPVGSADAGMHVAVTLAGREDDVALVARAAQRGLDPRPLSIHYLGPRRTRGLVLGFSGVETASLRTAVATLASVL
- a CDS encoding rhodanese-like domain-containing protein; this translates as MRPATPSHTPHFSFVLETPAASPEAAREHFLAKLSVETDAADLKLDLERGCKGFVVVDTRSPEAYARRHIPGALNLPTRTLSAETTAALSKEDVIVVYCWSPGCNGATRAAVRLSALGFRVKELLGGIEYWVKEGFPTEGTLPRGVPVFGMQGEV